The genomic stretch TAAAACACACTCTGTGGTAGTTTGACCTCTTCTTCAGTCCGGGTTTGACAGGTGAACCTGGCGGTCTGAGGGTCAGGGGACAGATTGGGGTGTCCTAAAGGGCTGTGTGTGGGGTTTCCGGGCCCCTTGTAGAAAAAGGTTGTTcctttatgtaaatgtttttgagtgGGAGTCTGTGAGAATGGTTTTCTGTTGAGCTGTTGTAAGGCCTGGTAATAAGAAGGAGGATTTTTGGGTAATTTAGGCTGCAAACACTCTTCAGTATCAGTGATGTTTCTCTGATGATGTGGTGGAGATGATTTCTCATTGGACAAGCTATTTTGAGTGAGCAAATCAGATTGTCCCTTGGCTGGAGAGTCCTGAGGAGAATTGAGGGTCTTATGGGTGGACAGAGAAAATGGACTGTCTATTGAACTCACAGATGAGCATGTTGGTGAAGTTACTGGCGATGGTATATTGGAGGTTGGtggagtttgtttttctttgatgaaattTAGTTGTTGAATGTTTTGTTCCAAAAATACCTTATCATTGACCTCATTAGGTCTCTTGAACTCTTCATAGTTTCCACTTTTTAGGATTACTTCCTGTTCATGAGAAGTCAAAGTGATGGTGGAAATGGAGTGTCTGTGTAATTTAAGGGATCGGAGCTGAAGCGTCGCATGTGTAAAGTTCCTGATCTGTGCCGATGGACTGGAAGATGGCAGGTTGCTTTCTGGACAATCGAGGTCACAATCACTCAGTGACATGAGTGAGTCCATACTACGACTGTCTTTAAGAGCACGGGTCTTAGAAGTGTCCTCTGAGTCAGTATTCACCTCGTTCTTAAGACTCTCATAACCTGAATCTGACATCTGCTGCAGGGACCCAACTAGAGGCAGGAagagaaaagaaatatatatcGACTGTAAAATATTGGAAAACGTACTAAAAGaaattgtgtgaaaatgtgCTGTTGTTACTTCATGAAGTTACAATATGAAGTTGCAAAAGAACATTTTACGAAAAGACTGTTGGTATTGTGTagaaaatctattaaaattatttttgctaaCTGAAATAGGGctgaattaaaatacaatgtaaatattagataaaaacacaaaacgtaataaaaattatgtatatacatatatatatataaaaatatatacatacagcaaaagcagtgatattgtgaaatatttttactattttaaataactgctttctatttgaatatattttaaaatgtaatttattcttgtgatcaaatctaaattttcagcatcattactccagtcttcagggtcacatgatccttctgaaatcattctaacatgcttatttgctgtttaagaaacctttattattattattattatcaatatttaaaacagttgagtacatttctttcaggattaagaaagatccaaagatcagcatttatctgaaataaaaaagcttttgtaacattatacactataaaagccagtcataatatattttttatttttatttttttccaggaaagaaattatagaaatgaatacttcagcaaggatactttaaattgatcaaaagggatgataaagacatttagaatgttaaaaaatatttctatttagataaatgctgttcttctgaactctctattcatcaaagaaacctgagaaaattctacttagctgttttcaacataataataataatacaatttgagcagcaaatcagaatattagaatgatttctgaaggatcatgtgactggagtaatgatgctaaaaattcagctttgaaatcacaagaataaatgacattttaaaatatattaaaatagaaaacagttattttaaatagtaaaaatatttcaaaattgtactgtttttgccgtactttggatcaaataaatgcaatcgtggtgagcagaagagacttctttaaaaaacaataaaaatcttactgttcaaaaacttttgatgtataaacacacagtagtattttatgtaaatttcatttacattttcaaaaagggATAAAAATCCAGGTTGGTTTAATTATACCAactaatacataaatattatacagTGTTGTTTTGTATTGGTGTGTACAGTACGTGGTTGTGAATCATGTTGGTATTTATAGTAACCTGATCCACGGTTGCTTCTATTGTCTTCAGTCAAATCCCTTAAGAGGGTTATAATTTCATCCCCAAACAACGCACAGCAGTTGTCAATCAAGACACGCACAAGGTCACACACCTGTGTACAGATTACATTggcaattacatttatattttgtttcttaCATCTATTACATTTCCATTGCTACTGCCGTTCTTTAGAGAGCAATAATGATGATTACTTCATCAAATACTCATGCACTCAGCAGATATTATAATAATCTGGTAATAATAAAACGTGCATGTGCATGTGCACTTACCTTTTTGGCGTCTTTTTCATGAGATTGTAGTTTGTGATTCCACAGACAGCTAGGTGCTATACACACTGCCAGGTTAAAAGATGTCATCTGGTTGTGTTCAGCATTGAGCTGTATGTGGTGCAGCATTGCTATCATGTGTCTCAGCAGCAGGAGATTTTCTTTAGGTAAAAGCTGAACAAGCCTTTGAACATATGGAGAATAATTCAGTTCATAAAATATCTGTGTCTTCATGATTATATAACTCATAAAGCTGAAGTTGTCCACTAAACCTAAATCTGCTTAAGGTGTGCAGTAATATCCTAGCCCTGATCCATCATTATCAAGGTTTTATCCTTCTCTAGCATTACAAAACCTGATAAACTGATCAGAGTGTTACTAGGGCTTTACCTCTGAACCTCCTGTAGCAGGTTTTTCTCTGTCAGGGGTCCATTTCTTTCACTATCTGGCTCCACTGCTTGGAGCCATTGCTCATAGAGCTCCTCGCACAAAAGGCTGCCAGGTATATTGCGCAAGAACTCCTatcaatcaaaaacacagataTGAGATCAGAGAGTTGTCACGATACaatcagtgtttatttttgACTTACACTACCGTGCAATAGTTCAGGgtcaaggctttttttttttttccttggaaGATTATCAATACTTTtaatcagcaaggatgcaataaattaattgtgtgacagtaaagacatttatagtgttacagaaggtttctcctttaaaattgttcttttaaatgttctattcatcaaagaaacatttaaaaatgtattacagttttcacatatattaaacagcacaacctACAATCAGTGGCTGAATTGTAAAAAAGGGGCAGTGAGTTCCTGTTTTAATAAACGATTCATCATTcaaacgattcgttcaaaataacTGATTCAAACAGAAACTAAACGAGTGAGTCCATCTGGATGGACCGTTCTgtcagcttcataaaattcaggtACATTGCTTgtgttatgaatataaaaacataaaaagtcataCATGGGTTtaatttatgataataatataatgttttttagtgCACAACAGCGTGTCGCTGGAGCATACTTATTAGTCCTTTAAGGGTATGTATTACTACTctaaccctgctgaaaaaaaatagctaaaaccagtctaggctggtttaagctggaagtagctggttttagctggtctcccaacCCGACTCGGCTGGTCAGACTGGGAGACCTGCTGAAACAACCGGCTAAAATCAGCCTGACCAGCagagccaggctgggagaccagcttaaaccagctacttccagcttaaaccagctaagaccagcctagatgaccagctaaaaccagcctaggtttttttcagcagggaaggtactaatatgtaccttttaGGGGTTAAAAAGTTACAAAGATGTCCTTTTAAGGGTACTGCTCCAGCAACAAGCATTTGTACCCCAAAAGGTACAATGTTAAACCCCTATTTTTCTGTGTGTATCACCCTGCATACAATTCCTGCCAGTACAGAGACTCGAACCCCTGATGTTTAGGTTACAAGTCTGACTCTCTAACCCTTAGGCCACAGCTGCCTCCTCTTGCACAGTGAACATACATAAATATCTACCTTGAACACTGAAGCGGTAACAAGCACAGGTTCTCCACTCAGTGGCTCTTCATAGTGACCAGAATCCAGCTTTTCCCTCAATTCTCGGCAGGCCTTCACTCCAGCAGAGCGACGGAATATACCACGCGTCACGGCCCCCTCACCGCACAAACACTTCAGCAtgtcctttaaaaaacaaaaaacaggatGTTTCATTGTAATACTATTATTGTAAATGGATGTTatcatattttaacataaaatcagtttattatAACTTTGTCATTAGGGCATAAGAATGTTTTAAGGTGCtattagacatttaaaaatgcctaaaagtatgcaaaaaaagttattcagcttttcatttacataatataacaaTCTTAGCGTATAATGCTGCTTCCATCAATATTTCTCCTTGTGATAAAGTTATAAAAGTAATACAGTAGAGATTTTCAGTACATACCACAATGGATGATGGCAGGGTATTGTCTTTTATCACATCACCGAGTGGCTGACCAAACAGATGACCAGAAGTCGGTGTAATAGTTTGGCAAGGAGATTCGGATTGGAGAGTCTGTTCAGCGATGGAGCCTCGTTTAAAAGCCCAGCTAATAAGAGACATCCTCCTCCTCCCGCTTTTCTGTTCTGCTAGGATAAATGTATGAAAGTGCAGGAAACAAGATCAAGAAGAGACAACGTCTCAAGCATTTGTGAAATGTATGTCTTAATATTCACACTTCATTTTGCCTGTGTATGTGTTTTGACATAGATGTGGGCTTTACTTTCAAAGAACTGAACAGCCCAAATGTGGACCGCTTGCTATATTATGTGAGGGACATTTTCCAGAAGGTGAAAAGTAAAATACATAGTTATTTCCATGCataccaaacaaaacaaaaatcatactAAGCACTGCATACTaccaaaacagaacaaacagtATGGTAGTATTCTGAAAACAGGCATTTCTCACCTGTGAAGGTGGTGTTTATTTGACTGGGCTTCAGGAAGAACTGGCAGTGGGCGTCAATAGGCAGAAGTGCCATCTGGCTGTAGGAAGATGTCACTGCATCTTGCTGAAGCAGGCGAATGTGGCTCATCTTAATGCTGTAGGGAAACTCATGACCTGGTGGAACAAAAGCCCCTTACAAAAAGCTGCTGTGCAGGGAACGTATCAGATACTAATACCACAGTACTTTTTAATCTATAAATTCACAACTAAAATGTTTGATTGCTTTGAAAATTACTGATAAACTCTTACCAATTAAAGGGTATGGAGTTTCATCTTGTTTTGAACATACCCACAACTTATAATCTTTTATTCCACCCTGTGAGCAAAGACAAAAGCAGTTAATacgttaaataaaaataagcatatttagttagttagttagttagtagtTCAGTGCCAAGCCTTAACATACCGAAAGACCAAACTGTTGTAGTGCTGTGCTAATGACATCAGAAGTGCAGTCTGTGTTGCTGATAAAAAGAGTCTTTGCCTagaaaaattaaagcaaattcacatttatttacacatcAAAGCTACAGTACATCATTTTATACTCACAAAACAGTCAGTTCTCACGTAGGCACAGTTCCCAACATCCTTTGCATATATCTTGAGTGGAATCATCTTCGGATCGTCGctctgtttttcttcttttatacAGCTAATTAAAAAGAGGGAGAAGAGAAATTTAGATTTAGAGAGGATTTTTAGATTAGAGgattttttcattgtatttacTGTGACGGTAAAAGAACCGACCTTTCGATGAGAGACAGCCACCTGTCTTTTTCTTCTGAAGtgctatacacacacacaaaaacataagTTTAACAGGAGAAATCCCCCTCTGTGTCAATCAAAGGAttgtaaaacctgaaatttttgacattgtgagGACTGGCCTGAaggaaaaaattataaaaaaaaaatttttaaatgatgtttatctgaaagtgtaataGTGCAAATAGGGTTTCTAtaaggggtaggtttaaggTAAGTTTGGGTTgtgtaaacagaaaataatgtttggtcagtataaaaacaatagaagtctatggaaagtccccacaattcacagaATCATAACGTGTATATGTACCTAAAAGTAGCCACACAGTTGTAAGTTGGCCAGCCCATGACGAAGCTCCTCTCTGAACCAGTACTGGCTTCACACACCTCATCCACACAGCTGGCCGTCCACATCTCACTAACACGCACACAGTTCTT from Labeo rohita strain BAU-BD-2019 chromosome 9, IGBB_LRoh.1.0, whole genome shotgun sequence encodes the following:
- the arhgap20 gene encoding rho GTPase-activating protein 20 isoform X1, which translates into the protein MGPLHEPGWQKRNRTKSCGEYQISNKSFSQRRQSAPSVILSKALTKSKLVARDCASQVSQDIFALIQSLLSPTRKLICQGNAVLQTGLQTQERFLILFNDLLIITKAKSVMQVKQKNCVRVSEMWTASCVDEVCEASTGSERSFVMGWPTYNCVATFSTSEEKDRWLSLIESCIKEEKQSDDPKMIPLKIYAKDVGNCAYAKTLFISNTDCTSDVISTALQQFGLSGGIKDYKLWVCSKQDETPYPLIGHEFPYSIKMSHIRLLQQDAVTSSYSQMALLPIDAHCQFFLKPSQINTTFTEQKSGRRRMSLISWAFKRGSIAEQTLQSESPCQTITPTSGHLFGQPLGDVIKDNTLPSSIVDMLKCLCGEGAVTRGIFRRSAGVKACRELREKLDSGHYEEPLSGEPVLVTASVFKEFLRNIPGSLLCEELYEQWLQAVEPDSERNGPLTEKNLLQEVQRLVQLLPKENLLLLRHMIAMLHHIQLNAEHNQMTSFNLAVCIAPSCLWNHKLQSHEKDAKKVCDLVRVLIDNCCALFGDEIITLLRDLTEDNRSNRGSVGSLQQMSDSGYESLKNEVNTDSEDTSKTRALKDSRSMDSLMSLSDCDLDCPESNLPSSSPSAQIRNFTHATLQLRSLKLHRHSISTITLTSHEQEVILKSGNYEEFKRPNEVNDKVFLEQNIQQLNFIKEKQTPPTSNIPSPVTSPTCSSVSSIDSPFSLSTHKTLNSPQDSPAKGQSDLLTQNSLSNEKSSPPHHQRNITDTEECLQPKLPKNPPSYYQALQQLNRKPFSQTPTQKHLHKGTTFFYKGPGNPTHSPLGHPNLSPDPQTARFTCQTRTEEEVKLPQSVFYGQSCKLTVHKIKGQNAGLKSSKLPGQQLKFKALDLHPSSRKIAREYFMDACPLGEKRAIGRGQRLSCRSSSQWIV
- the arhgap20 gene encoding rho GTPase-activating protein 20 isoform X2, producing MGPLHEPGWQKRNRTKSCGEYQISNSFSQRRQSAPSVILSKALTKSKLVARDCASQVSQDIFALIQSLLSPTRKLICQGNAVLQTGLQTQERFLILFNDLLIITKAKSVMQVKQKNCVRVSEMWTASCVDEVCEASTGSERSFVMGWPTYNCVATFSTSEEKDRWLSLIESCIKEEKQSDDPKMIPLKIYAKDVGNCAYAKTLFISNTDCTSDVISTALQQFGLSGGIKDYKLWVCSKQDETPYPLIGHEFPYSIKMSHIRLLQQDAVTSSYSQMALLPIDAHCQFFLKPSQINTTFTEQKSGRRRMSLISWAFKRGSIAEQTLQSESPCQTITPTSGHLFGQPLGDVIKDNTLPSSIVDMLKCLCGEGAVTRGIFRRSAGVKACRELREKLDSGHYEEPLSGEPVLVTASVFKEFLRNIPGSLLCEELYEQWLQAVEPDSERNGPLTEKNLLQEVQRLVQLLPKENLLLLRHMIAMLHHIQLNAEHNQMTSFNLAVCIAPSCLWNHKLQSHEKDAKKVCDLVRVLIDNCCALFGDEIITLLRDLTEDNRSNRGSVGSLQQMSDSGYESLKNEVNTDSEDTSKTRALKDSRSMDSLMSLSDCDLDCPESNLPSSSPSAQIRNFTHATLQLRSLKLHRHSISTITLTSHEQEVILKSGNYEEFKRPNEVNDKVFLEQNIQQLNFIKEKQTPPTSNIPSPVTSPTCSSVSSIDSPFSLSTHKTLNSPQDSPAKGQSDLLTQNSLSNEKSSPPHHQRNITDTEECLQPKLPKNPPSYYQALQQLNRKPFSQTPTQKHLHKGTTFFYKGPGNPTHSPLGHPNLSPDPQTARFTCQTRTEEEVKLPQSVFYGQSCKLTVHKIKGQNAGLKSSKLPGQQLKFKALDLHPSSRKIAREYFMDACPLGEKRAIGRGQRLSCRSSSQWIV